Proteins co-encoded in one Ziziphus jujuba cultivar Dongzao chromosome 9, ASM3175591v1 genomic window:
- the LOC107427895 gene encoding protein FAR1-RELATED SEQUENCE 7-like yields MSSPSPRLPFSNYSPANESDLPSFPTTPNTNYADSSGASCYHGHATFDYISGNTPSPATSTSRIVDGMDFGYQSKWSGSEMWGISDGTLTIDPFQELVNLIVDPDNGIHVPSSSRQSIYDEADSNENGLQSELPAMNEERHVESQLTVVPEKGMEFSSEEEAYEYYKNYAQQIGFSVRKGKVNRLADQTIRKRYLYCSREGIKSSKSSSNNITKYQRRETRTGCKAGIQLTVEGGKWVISNVVLEHNHDLDRSTAQRSVCSSAREENLFTDYFTDYNSKEPDPSTEHPIDRINASISKEGGATNNLDSSNYLPHSTLNSLQPHHVQSLIDCFKHLQVDDPSFLYTIQVDAESHSTNFFWRDGRSRIDYDCFGDVLVLNKSFEVVQLERCNMICASFWGVNHHQQCILFGCALLFDVTKDSFLWLLKTFMETMGNRPPKTIYTDESEAVASAVKVVFPETEHRLGICYIIENAKKHLSICYERCPDLESTFNRCIFECSSKQEFESEWNLLLDKYGLLGNSWLDRLFVLREKWSHLFFNNKKAFTAGVESILSSMTINTVFQTLQGTDIMTLPGLVRKCVQEAEKRRLEETNEDFRTCNETVPSKSRKGLEEHAEDIYTGTILRMFENEYVKSMNMEMEEVTSLEGVSMFKFIEKSCKKDEGVSLMFNSLVPSIACGCAKFESFGILCSHSLKVLYSRNVSHIPDKYVLRRWTKSAKNGVVMEDQREEMAGESNRQSSLYSRKLMHRALHLIAKSALRKETRRIMEDCLDTAQKKVENVLKTKGIKDLSITNFEVDCEDDCDGSINRGGYKRRKGIGSNSSFISQEEGTRKKK; encoded by the exons ATGTCCTCTCCTAGTCCTCGCCTTCCATTTTCAAATTACTCACCGGCCAATGAATCTGATCTTCCTTCATTCCCTACTACTCCAAATACGAATTATGCCGATTCTTCTGGTGCTAGTTGTTATCACGGTCATGCTACTTTCGATTATATTTCTGGTAACACTCCTTCACCTGCTACTTCCACTTCCAGAATTGTTGACGGTATGGATTTTGGCTATCAGTCAAAGTGGAGTGGGTCGGAAATGTGGGGCATCAGTGACGGAACGCTCACCATAGATCCG TTTCAGGAGTTGGTAAATTTAATTGTAGACCCGGATAATGGAATTCATGTACCATCATCATCACGACAAAGTATTTATGATGAAGCAGACTCTAACGAAAATGGATTACAATCTGAATTGCCTGCTATGAATGAGGAAAGGCATGTTGAAAGCCAACTTACAGTTGTACCAGAAAAAGGGATGGAATTCTCATCCGAGGAGGAGGCTTATGAGTATTACAAGAATTATGCTCAACAAATTGGTTTCTCTGTACGAAAAGGAAAGGTAAACCGCTTGGCAGATCAAACCATTAGAAAACGATATTTGTATTGTTCCAGAGAAGGTATCAAATCGAGCAAGTCATCATCCAACAACATAACCAAGTACCAGAGAAGAGAAACAAGAACAGGTTGCAAAGCTGGCATCCAACTTACCGTTGAAGGTGGCAAATGGGTGATATCTAATGTGGTACTTGAACATAATCATGACCTTGACAGGTCAACAGCACAAAGGTCTGTATGTAGCAGTGCAAGGGAGGAAAATTTATTCACTGATTATTTCACTGATTATAACTCTAAGGAGCCTGATCCTTCGACAGAGCACCCTATCGACCGTATTAATGCTTCAATTAGTAAAGAGGGTGGGGCCACAAACAACTTGGATTCCAGTAATTATCTGCCTCATAGCACCTTGAATTCTCTACAACCACATCATGTTCAGAGCTTAATAGATTGCTTCAAACATTTGCAAGTAGATGATCCCTCATTTTTATACACAATCCAAGTTGATGCTGAAAGCCACTCCACAAACTTCTTTTGGAGGGATGGCAGGTCAAGGATTGACTATGATTGTTTTGGTGACGTTCTGGTTTTGAATAAATCATTTGAGGTTGTCCAGCTGGAAAGATGCAATATGATTTGTGCATCGTTTTGGGGCGTTAATCATCATCAGCAATGTATCTTATTTGGGTGTGCTTTGTTGTTTGATGTAACTAAAGACTCCTTTCTCTGGTTGTTGAAGACTTTTATGGAAACAATGGGTAACCGTCCACCAAAAACAATCTATACCGACGAGTCTGAAGCCGTTGCTAGTGCAGTAAAGGTGGTTTTTCCAGAGACAGAGCACCGTCTTGGTATATGTTATATCATTGAAAATGCTAAAAAACACCTTTCCATATGTTATGAACGCTGCCCTGATCTTGAGAGCACTTTCAATAGATGCATCTTTGAATGTTCATCAAAGCAAGAGTTTGAGTCAGAATGGAATTTGTTATTAGACAAATATGGCCTCCTAGGAAATTCATGGCTTGATAGGCTATTTGTGTTACGTGAAAAATGGTCTCATTTGTTCTTTAACAATAAGAAGGCCTTCACTGCTGGAGTAGAATCAATATTAAGCAGCATGACCATTAATACTGTTTTTCAAACTTTACAGGGTACTGACATCATGACTTTACCCGGTCTTGTTCGGAAATGTGTTCAAGAAGCAGAGAAGAGGCGTTTAGAAGAAACAAATGAAGATTTTCGTACTTGCAATGAAACAGTGCCTTCTAAATCAAGAAAAGGGTTGGAGGAGCATGCAGAGGATATATATACCGGCACAATATTGAGAATGTTCGAGAATGAATATGTTAAAAGCATGAACATGGAAATGGAAGAAGTTACTAGTTTGGAAGGTGTTTCCATGTTCAAATTCATCGAGAAAAGCTGCAAGAAGGATGAAGGTGTATCATTAATGTTTAATAGTTTGGTTCCCTCCATTGCATGTGGTTGTGCAAAATTCGAATCATTTGGTATTCTATGCAGTCATTCTTTAAAGGTGCTCTATTCAAGAAATGTATCTCATATACCAGATAAATATGTGCTGAGGAGATGGacaaaatctgcaaaaaatGGGGTTGTGATGGAAGACCAGAGAGAAGAGATGGCTGGTGAGAGCAACAGGCAATCGAGTTTGTATTCAAGAAAACTCATGCACAGAGCTTTACATCTCATTGCTAAGAGCGCACTAAGGAAGGAGACAAGGAGAATAATGGAAGATTGCCTGGACACTGCACAGAAAAAGGTGGAAAatgttttgaaaacaaaaggGATTAAAGATTTGAGCATAACAAATTTCGAAGTTGATTGTGAAGATGACTGTGATGGCTCAATCAACCGTGGTGGTTACAAAAGAAGGAAAGGGATTGGATCAAATTCCTCTTTTATCAGTCAAGAGGAAGgaacaaggaaaaagaaatga